GTTTTAGTCAGGTGATTTCCCTTGTTGGTTGTGATGCTAAATCCTTCATCTTGTTTCTCAATCTCAAGAACCGTTTCGTTGAGGTGAACAGGTGTGTCAAAGCCATCTAGCTGCTCAAGCAAGCGATTGGTCAGCTCTTCCCCAGTTAAGTTTGGAAAACCTGGCACATCAAGGATTTGCTTTTCAGGGTAGAGGATGGCAGGCTGACCACCGAGCTGGGGAAGGGAGTCGATGATTTGGACTTTAGCTTGGCGTAGGTGGGCGTAAAAGGCAGCAAAGAGGCCGACAGGACCGCCCCCTACAATGGTAATATCATAGAGTTGAGACATGATTTCTCCTTCGTTTTTTCTAGTCAGTTTATTGTATCATAATTTTGCTTAATTTAAAATGAAGTAGGATGGGGAAAAAATGAGCAGAAAATGGTATAATAGTACGGAAAGTGTTTTGACAGGGAGGAGGCCAGGGATGAATTTTCAACCATTATCCAATTTGCAATACTGGACGAGTTTGTTTTCAAGCCCTTGGACAATAGTCACTAATCTGATTGATATTCTCATTGTGACTTATATTTTATATCATTTTACCAAAGCGATTGCAGGGACCAAAATCATGATTTTGGTGCGGGGAGTTCTGGTCTTTATTTTAGGTCAGATTCTGTCCAATATGATTGGTTTGACGACCATTTCCTGGTTGATCAATCAGATCATCACATATGGGGTTATCGCAGCGGTAGTTATCTTTTCACCAGAGATTCGGACTGGTTTGGAACGATTGGGTCGAGCTACTGATTTCTTCTACAATGCCCCTATTAGTGCGGAAGAGCAAATGGTTCGTGCCTTTGTCAAATCAGTCGAGTACATGAGCCCCCGTAAGATTGGTGCTCTGGTAGCAGTTCAGCGCGTGAGAACCTTGCAGGAATATATCTCAACTGGGATTCCTCTAGATGCTAAGATTTCTTCTGAGTTATTGATTAATATCTTTATCCCCAATACTCCCTTACACGATGGAGCAGTCATTGTCAGAGAAGATCGGATTGCCGTAACTTCAGCCTACCTACCCCTGACTGAAAATACTGGAATTTCCAAGGAGTTTGGGACACGTCACAGGGCTGCGATTGGTTTGTCGGAAGTATCGGATGCTCTTACCTTTGTGGTTTCTGAGGAAACAGGTGGAATCTCAATCACCTATAATGGAGTCTTTAAGCATGATTTGACCTTAGAAGAGTTTGAAGCTGAATTGAGAAGAATCTTACTTCCAGCATCAGAGGAGAAACAAGGTCTGAAAGAGCGTTTGCTAGGAGGATTGAAACATGAGAAAAAATAGTCTTTATATTATTTCTTCCTTCTTTTTCGCCTGCATCCTCTTTATCTACGCGACTTCTACAAACTACCAAAATAGCAATAGTGCCAGACAAGTGCGGACAGAAACCTACACCAATACGGTCCTTAATGTTCCAATCGATATTCAGTATGACAGCGACCAGTACTTTATCAGTGGTTTTACATCTGAAGTGACTGTCTTTCTGACAGGGTCAAACAGAGTTGCTTTAGCGAGTGAAATGCAGGAAAGCACTCGGAAATTCAAGGTCAAAGCTGACTTAACCAATGCCAGTGTAGGAACCATCGAAGTTCCTCTAACCATTGAAAATCTGCCTAGCGGTTTGACAGCTGTTGCAACTCCGCAAAAGATAACAGTCAAGGTCGGTAAAAAAGCAAAACGAGACAATGTAATCGTTGTGCCGGAGATTGGCCCTAGTCAGATAGATTCTCGGGTCAAAATCGACAAAGTAACTGTGTCAGATGAAAAAGTAACGGTTATTAGTGACGAGGAGACTCTCTCTAGAGTAGATCGTGTCATTGCCATCTTACCGACTAGTGAACGGATAACAGGTAACTATTCAGCCTCTGTTCCACTACAAGCAGTTGATAAAAATGGAAATGTCTTGCCAAGCGTCATTATGCCATTTGATACTACAATGAAAATTACAACCAAAACAGTATCGTCTAGCTCGAGTTCTTCGTCAACGACCTCGTCAACGGGCTCTTCAACCAGCAGTTCGTCTTCAACGAGTTCAGAAACGAAACCAGACTCGTCTAAACAGGACTAAATAAAATAGTAGAAAAGGATGATAAATAAAATGGGTAAATATTTTGGGACCGATGGAGTCCGTGGAGAAGCAAACGTAGAATTGACGCCAGAATTGGCCTTTAAACTGGGACGTTTTGGTGGTTATGTTCTTAGCCAACACGAAACAGAAGCCCCTAAAGTTTTTGTAGGACGTGATACACGTATCTCAGGAGAAATGTTAGAATCAGCCCTAGTGGCAGGTCTTCTCTCTGTAGGGATTCACGTCTACAAACTCGGTGTCCTTGCAACACCAGCAGTAGCTTACTTGGTTAAAACGGAGGGAGCCAGTGCAGGTGTCATGATTTCCGCAAGTCACAACCCAGCCCTTGATAATGGAATTAAATTCTTTGGTGGGGATGGCTTCAAACTTGATGATGAAAAAGAAGCAGAAATCGAAGCCTTGCTAGATGCTACAGAAGACACCCTTCCTCGTCCAAGTGCCGAAGGATTGGGAACTTTGGTAGATTATCCAGAAGGCTTGCGTAAGTATGAAGGTTACCTTGTTTCAACTGGAACGCCTCTTGAAGGAATGAAAGTGGCCTTGGACACAGCAAACGGTGCAGCGTCTACGAGTGCTCGTCAAATCTTTGCAGACCTTGGGGCTCAAATAACTGTTATTGGTGAGACACCAGATGGTCTTAACATCAACTTGAATGTGGGTTCTACACATCCAGAAGCTCTTCAAGAAGTGGTCAAAGAAAGCCAGTCAGCTATCGGTTTGGCCTTTGACGGAGACAGTGACCGATTGATTGCCGTTGATGAAAATGGTGATATCGTCGATGGTGATAAGATCATGTATATCATCGGGAAATACCTTTCTGAAAAAGGCCAGTTAGCTCAAAACACCATCGTAACAACCGTCATGTCTAATCTTGGCTTCCATAAGGCCTTGGAGAGTGCTGGTATTAACAAGGCAGTGACTGCTGTTGGTGACCGCTATGTCGTTGAAGAAATGAGAAAATCAGGCTACAATCTTGGTGGTGAACAATCAGGTCACGTTATCTTGATGGATTACAATACAACTGGTGATGGTCAATTATCAGCTGTTCAATTGACTA
This genomic stretch from Streptococcus sp. 1643 harbors:
- the glmM gene encoding phosphoglucosamine mutase; the protein is MGKYFGTDGVRGEANVELTPELAFKLGRFGGYVLSQHETEAPKVFVGRDTRISGEMLESALVAGLLSVGIHVYKLGVLATPAVAYLVKTEGASAGVMISASHNPALDNGIKFFGGDGFKLDDEKEAEIEALLDATEDTLPRPSAEGLGTLVDYPEGLRKYEGYLVSTGTPLEGMKVALDTANGAASTSARQIFADLGAQITVIGETPDGLNINLNVGSTHPEALQEVVKESQSAIGLAFDGDSDRLIAVDENGDIVDGDKIMYIIGKYLSEKGQLAQNTIVTTVMSNLGFHKALESAGINKAVTAVGDRYVVEEMRKSGYNLGGEQSGHVILMDYNTTGDGQLSAVQLTKIMKETGKSLSQLASEVAIYPQKLVNIRVENAMKEKAMEVPAIKAIIEKMEEEMAGNGRILVRPSGTEPLLRVMAEAPTTEEVNYYVDTIAAVVKDEIGID
- the cdaA gene encoding diadenylate cyclase CdaA, which produces MNFQPLSNLQYWTSLFSSPWTIVTNLIDILIVTYILYHFTKAIAGTKIMILVRGVLVFILGQILSNMIGLTTISWLINQIITYGVIAAVVIFSPEIRTGLERLGRATDFFYNAPISAEEQMVRAFVKSVEYMSPRKIGALVAVQRVRTLQEYISTGIPLDAKISSELLINIFIPNTPLHDGAVIVREDRIAVTSAYLPLTENTGISKEFGTRHRAAIGLSEVSDALTFVVSEETGGISITYNGVFKHDLTLEEFEAELRRILLPASEEKQGLKERLLGGLKHEKK
- a CDS encoding YbbR-like domain-containing protein, producing the protein MRKNSLYIISSFFFACILFIYATSTNYQNSNSARQVRTETYTNTVLNVPIDIQYDSDQYFISGFTSEVTVFLTGSNRVALASEMQESTRKFKVKADLTNASVGTIEVPLTIENLPSGLTAVATPQKITVKVGKKAKRDNVIVVPEIGPSQIDSRVKIDKVTVSDEKVTVISDEETLSRVDRVIAILPTSERITGNYSASVPLQAVDKNGNVLPSVIMPFDTTMKITTKTVSSSSSSSSTTSSTGSSTSSSSSTSSETKPDSSKQD